ACTGAGGCCAGACACCTCCCCCTGAAAGGGGGGAGGCCGCCCTTGGTGAAGCCTTCCCATGAGAGTGGCGTGTGCGCCAGCGCCCCACCCAACAGTGGCTGCTGGATGCTTCAGGGGGGGTCCCCGGTTTCAGGGACCAATCGAGAGGGGATCACGCCACCACCGGGAGCACCGCGCTGCCGGCCATCGGTGGTTCGTCACCAGCTCGCCCAGCTGATGCGGTGTGCTCAGCTCAAGACCAGGAGCCGTCAGCCCCTGCAGCTCTGCTTCACGGCCCGCAAAGAAGCCAATCGATCAGTGGTGGGCAACGCGCTGCCGGGGCCGGCGCCATCCGCTCCATCCCCTCCAGGGAGCGCTGGCCGCATCTGGCCGCCTGGACCGATCGCGACCCGCACAGACAGCAGGACGATGCCGAGGAGCATCACCTGGTGGGACACACCATCTAGGCCTGAAGGGCCTGCTGTTTCTGCAAGGCGTCCAGCACCTCCGTGCTGTGGCCGCTCGGTCGCACGGCCACCCAGCGCTCGCGCAGCACGCCTTTAGGGTCGATCAGAAAGGTGTGCCGTTGGGAGAAGGGGGCGATCCAGCTGCCGTAGCTCTCGCTCACCCTGCCCCCCGGATCGGAGAGCAGCGGGAACGCCAGCCCCTCACTGCTGCAGAACTCGGTGTGGGAGTCGGCGTCATCGGCGCTCACACCCACCACCGCAGCTCCAGCCTCCTGGAAGTGGGCCAGATCCCTCTGGAAGCCACGGGCCTCCAGGG
This portion of the Cyanobium sp. NIES-981 genome encodes:
- a CDS encoding peroxiredoxin → MKRRDLLRLTTVSAGSLLLGLLGRPRQALALGGTLPALGQPAPAFRLSGVVPAADGSAVPGELALGDFAGQWLVLYFYPRDFTGGCTLEARGFQRDLAHFQEAGAAVVGVSADDADSHTEFCSSEGLAFPLLSDPGGRVSESYGSWIAPFSQRHTFLIDPKGVLRERWVAVRPSGHSTEVLDALQKQQALQA